The Helianthus annuus cultivar XRQ/B chromosome 16, HanXRQr2.0-SUNRISE, whole genome shotgun sequence genome includes a window with the following:
- the LOC110903670 gene encoding uncharacterized protein LOC110903670 isoform X1 → MASTNGLVPITRAFLSSYYDNYPFPPLSPDVSRLTDHLYNISKLLHQPQSSSPLPQGERLLMQEAESEPPHKMDENMWKNREQIEEIMLLLQTSHWPKSLQQLSTPQDVELARLLSQLRDKFEGALKVVESFQAKNSNNIFNTVMTYMPQDFRGTLIRQQRERSERNKQAEVDALVNSGGSIRDRYALLWKQQMDRRRTLSQLGSATGVYKTLVKYLVGVPQVLLDFIRQINDDHGPMEEQRQRYGPPLYALTKMVLTIRLFLSSSWWRFEDIKMQKDQISVLEEAVQVYVSELERFLNFIGEVFANSPFFVTAEEAGAFKNNGYSETTVGAGKTHEVSLNVEMVNSYIAWDFSILQGKISTDIGFCVEHIDTSGNKTLILPYRRYESDQGNFCTVMAGHYRLLWDNSYSTFFKKALRYKVDCIPPVVEPEPSSTAEAE, encoded by the exons ATGGCGTCTACCAATGGTCTGGTCCCAATCACCAGGGCTTTCCTCTCCTCTTACTACGACAACTACCCTTTTCCCCCTCTTTCCCCCGACGTCTCTCGTCTTACCGATCATCTCTACAACATCTCCAAACTTCTCCATCAACCTCAGTCTTCTTCTCCTCTCCCACAAG GGGAACGACTGTTGATGCAAGAAGCAGAATCCGAACCCCCACACAAAATGGACGAAAACATGTGGAAGAACCGCGAGCAGATTGAAGAAATCATGCTCTTGCTTCAAACCTCACACTGGCCAAAATCT CTTCAACAACTGTCCACACCACAAGATGTTGAGCTCGCTCGACTTCTTAGCCAGCTAAGAGATAAGTTTGAAGGCGCGTTAAAGGTGGTGGAATCCTTCCAAGCCAAAAATTCTAATAATATCTTCAACACAG TTATGACCTACATGCCACAAGATTTCCGGGGTACACTAATTAGACAACAAAGAGAGAGGTCTGAGAGAAataagcaagcggaagttgatgCTTTAGTAAACTCTGGTGGGAGCATACGTGATCGATATGCTCTCCTTTGGAAGCAACAGATGGATAGGAGAAGAACATTATCTCAGCTTGGTTCTGCTACAGGTGTCTACAAGACTCTAGTCAAATATTTAGTCGGAGTGCCACAg GTTCTACTGGATTTTATTCGACAAATAAATGATGATCATGG GCCTATGGAGGAACAGAGGCAACGCTATGGACCACCTCTATATGCTCTCACAAAAATGGTTCTCACTATTCgcctttttctttcttcttcttggtGGCGCTTTGAGGATATTAAAAT GCAAAAGGATCAAATATCCGTTTTGGAAGAAGCGGTTCAAGTATATGTTTCCGAGCTAGAACGATTTCTTAACTTCATCGG GGAGGTTTTTGCAAATTCTCCATTCTTTGTTACAGCAGAGGAAGCTGGTGCATT TAAAAATAATGGGTATAGCGAAACAACTGTTGGTGCAGGGAAAACTCATGAG GTTTCACTGAACGTGGAGATGGTAAATTCATACATTGCTTGGGATTTCTCCATTTTACAAGGGAAAATAAGCACG GACATTGGGTTTTGTGTGGAGCATATTGATACTTCTGGAAACAAGACA CTGATCTTGCCCTATCGGCGGTACGAGTCTGACCAA GGTAACTTCTGCACAGTCATGGCTGGCCACTACAGACTCTTATGGGACAATTCATACTCCACATTCTTCAAAAAG GCTCTTAGGTACAAAGTGGATTGTATACCGCCTGTTGTGGAACCAGAACCCTCCTCAACAGCTGAAGCCGAATGA
- the LOC110903670 gene encoding uncharacterized protein LOC110903670 isoform X2: MASTNGLVPITRAFLSSYYDNYPFPPLSPDVSRLTDHLYNISKLLHQPQSSSPLPQGERLLMQEAESEPPHKMDENMWKNREQIEEIMLLLQTSHWPKSLQQLSTPQDVELARLLSQLRDKFEGALKVVESFQAKNSNNIFNTVMTYMPQDFRGTLIRQQRERSERNKQAEVDALVNSGGSIRDRYALLWKQQMDRRRTLSQLGSATGVYKTLVKYLVGVPQVLLDFIRQINDDHGQKDQISVLEEAVQVYVSELERFLNFIGEVFANSPFFVTAEEAGAFKNNGYSETTVGAGKTHEVSLNVEMVNSYIAWDFSILQGKISTDIGFCVEHIDTSGNKTLILPYRRYESDQGNFCTVMAGHYRLLWDNSYSTFFKKALRYKVDCIPPVVEPEPSSTAEAE, translated from the exons ATGGCGTCTACCAATGGTCTGGTCCCAATCACCAGGGCTTTCCTCTCCTCTTACTACGACAACTACCCTTTTCCCCCTCTTTCCCCCGACGTCTCTCGTCTTACCGATCATCTCTACAACATCTCCAAACTTCTCCATCAACCTCAGTCTTCTTCTCCTCTCCCACAAG GGGAACGACTGTTGATGCAAGAAGCAGAATCCGAACCCCCACACAAAATGGACGAAAACATGTGGAAGAACCGCGAGCAGATTGAAGAAATCATGCTCTTGCTTCAAACCTCACACTGGCCAAAATCT CTTCAACAACTGTCCACACCACAAGATGTTGAGCTCGCTCGACTTCTTAGCCAGCTAAGAGATAAGTTTGAAGGCGCGTTAAAGGTGGTGGAATCCTTCCAAGCCAAAAATTCTAATAATATCTTCAACACAG TTATGACCTACATGCCACAAGATTTCCGGGGTACACTAATTAGACAACAAAGAGAGAGGTCTGAGAGAAataagcaagcggaagttgatgCTTTAGTAAACTCTGGTGGGAGCATACGTGATCGATATGCTCTCCTTTGGAAGCAACAGATGGATAGGAGAAGAACATTATCTCAGCTTGGTTCTGCTACAGGTGTCTACAAGACTCTAGTCAAATATTTAGTCGGAGTGCCACAg GTTCTACTGGATTTTATTCGACAAATAAATGATGATCATGG GCAAAAGGATCAAATATCCGTTTTGGAAGAAGCGGTTCAAGTATATGTTTCCGAGCTAGAACGATTTCTTAACTTCATCGG GGAGGTTTTTGCAAATTCTCCATTCTTTGTTACAGCAGAGGAAGCTGGTGCATT TAAAAATAATGGGTATAGCGAAACAACTGTTGGTGCAGGGAAAACTCATGAG GTTTCACTGAACGTGGAGATGGTAAATTCATACATTGCTTGGGATTTCTCCATTTTACAAGGGAAAATAAGCACG GACATTGGGTTTTGTGTGGAGCATATTGATACTTCTGGAAACAAGACA CTGATCTTGCCCTATCGGCGGTACGAGTCTGACCAA GGTAACTTCTGCACAGTCATGGCTGGCCACTACAGACTCTTATGGGACAATTCATACTCCACATTCTTCAAAAAG GCTCTTAGGTACAAAGTGGATTGTATACCGCCTGTTGTGGAACCAGAACCCTCCTCAACAGCTGAAGCCGAATGA